The Candidatus Margulisiibacteriota bacterium DNA segment CTATAATTATTATGAACTTGAAGATATTTTGAAGGAAGCAAAAAAAAGAACACAGCCAGCATTTATCCTTATACTGGATGGAATTGAGGACCCTCATAATTTCGGAGCGCTTATTCGAACTGCAGAAGCTGCCGGAATCCATGGGATTGTTATCCCGAAGCATCGTGCCACTACGGTGACTGCGGTGGTTGCCAAAACCAGTGCTGGAGCTGCGGAACATATGAAGATTCATCGTTCAAACAGTCTGAGCCAGATAATCGAAAAACTAAAGCAATCCGGTTTATGGATTGTTGGTGTAGAGGGTGATTCCGATAAGATATATTTTGAAGCAGATTTAACCGGACCTATTGCTCTTATTCTAGGTAGTGAAGGGAAAGGTGTATCTCATAATATAAAGAAAAATTGTGATTTTTTGGTGAAGATACCAATGCTGGGCAAAATAACCTCGTTAAATGTTTCTGCGGCAGGTGCTGTTACCATGTTCGAGGCCGTCAAACAAAAGCTCACTAAAAAAGAGTTATGATATCATAATACTATGAGGCCATTAAAATTAGTTTTCTTCCCAACACTTGGCGGTGTACTCCCCAGCATACTGGACGATATAAAAAATGCACTGGAGAAATCTGGGCACATTACTGCTTATTTCCCTCTTTTAATGCCTGGTCATTGTTTTGATTATCAAATTGCTATAGACTTTTGCGAAAGCTTCAAACCGGATTATGTATTCATGATTGGAACAAATGGGTTCATTTCTTTTCCGGAGACAGGAACTTATTTTTTTGAAGAGCAGCAGATTCCTTATATTTCTCTTAACTTTGATTTTCCGTATATTTTTCTTTGCGATAACTCACACTCGTACCAGTATTTGAAGGCTATTATTATCTGGGATAAGTATTATGTCAGCCTCTTTAAAAAAGCTGGATTCGAAAATGTTTACTATATGCCTCTTGCCACCAATCCCGAACGATTCATACCTCGTCAGCTTAATAAAATGATGGATCTAAGCTTCGTTGGATTTGTTGAAAATGAAAAAGTCTTGAACTCGCGACTGCGCGAGTTATCTTTTCAGGATCAAGCCTGTTGTGACTGGGCGATCAAAACGTACCTCAAGGAACAATATCCTAATCTTTACGAGATTGTCGCCGGGTACCTTTGTGAGGAATTTCATATATCGAAAATATCGGATTATCCGAATTATAGAGATATTTATTATATTGCCGAGTCAAAGTTAAACACCTTGCTCCGAAAGCAGATCATACACCGCATGTCTTCTCATTTTCATGTAACAGTTTTTGGCAATAAGATTTGGGAAAATATTAATAATGATAAGCTGAAATTAAAACCCAGTGTAACCTATGATACCCTGCCTATTGTTTATAGTCAGAGCAAAATAAATCTAAATATTACAGCACCTCAACTGGTAACAACTATAAATCAACGTATGTTTGATATCGGGGCAACCAGGAACTTTGTCTTGAGTGACTATAGAGAAGGACTATTCGAATATTTCGATGAAGGAGAATTTGTAGTTTATCATGATAAGAAAGATTTGTTTGATAAAGCAACTTATTATCTGAAACATGATATGTCGCGGGATATAATTGCAGAAAAATTATACCAAAAAGTTCTCTCATGTCATACATGGGCCCACCGGGTAGTGGAAATCGAGAAAATTATAAGTAAATTATAAGTCATAAACGTTCGGTGATAAAATACTATTATGAGACAATTAAAAATTATTATCTGTCCGACAAGTGGAATCGTACTTCCTTATATTATTGACGATATCAAGATATCACTCGAGAGGCTGGGACATATTGCTGTTTATTTTCCCTTAATTGAGCCTAATCATACATTTGATAACGACATTGCAATGAAATTTATTAAAGACTTTATGCCTGATTATGTTTTTATGCTCGGAATAAGCGGGCTGATATATCAAAAAGGAAAGCCTCTTCATTTTCTTGATGAGCAAAAAATTCCATATATAATGTTCTTTTTTGATTTTCCGATCGCACTATTAGATAAAAGTAAATATTCTTTTAATAGCTTAAAGGCAGTTTTCATATGGGATAAAATATTAAAACAAAAATTAGAAGAGCAAGGATATCGCAACGTTTATTATTTGCCTCTGGCTACCAATCCTCACCGTTTTTTCCCTTTTGATAAGGTGGAAAATCTATTTAAAATAAGTTTTGTAGGATCAATCGCCGAGGAGGACACGCTGAACACGCAAATCGATAAGCTGATTATTCAAGACCGGGATCTTTATGACAAGCTTATCATATCCTATATGCGTCAGGGAGGGGCTAATATTTATGAGCTTCTTGAAAATGAATATATCCATCAGCGGCATGTAAATTCAATGGATATTCATGATGAATCGTTTCTTAAATTGTTTTATTTGCTCGATGCCAAATTGAACACTATGATAAGGAAGCAGGTCATATATGGGGTAGCTTCAAAATATCTAACGCATGTTTTTGGTACTAGCAGTTGGACGAAGCTGGCTAATAAAAATATTTTGGTTAATCCGGCAATTTCCTATAATATTGTCCTTAATCATCTTTATAATCAGAGCAAAATAAATTTAAATATAACCTCTCCGCATTTATTAATGGCAATTAACCAACGTATTTTTGATGTCGGGGCCTCGAAAGGGTTTGTATTATCCGATTATCGGGATAGCGTGGTGGAGCTTTTTGATGAAGACGAGATTGTTTGCTATAAGGATCGTAATGATCTACTTGAAAAGGTTACCCATTTTTTAAATAACGATGGACTTCGTTCCGTATTTGCTAAGAAGCTCCATGAAAAGGTTATTGCTAAGCATACCTGGGAGCATAGAGTTCAGCATGTTCTTGATATTTTGAGGCAAATGGAGAAGTAATCTTTGAATTTGCTGGATAATACAAATTTGACATAAAAACAATAAATTTTATATACTATAAAGAAGCGCTATAATATTGGTAATAAAAAGTTGCTAGATAGTAATATAAATTTGTTTCCGGGCGAATTATTTTATAATTACTTTTACTACATAGTGAGGGCTTTCGGGGACTGTTTGAAAGCTCGGAAGGATGAATATATGGAAGTAACAAATGTTGAAGATACCTTGCTCCAATTGGTGGCATTTGAGCTATTAGAAGAATCATTTGCAATTAATGTCAGTTGTGTCCAAGAGATTATTCGTTTGCCTGCAATTACAGATGTTCCTCATGCCGGAGAACATATTCTCGGAGTTATAAATCTTCGTGGTCAGATAATTCCGGTTATCGATTTAAAAGTTAAGTTTGGACTGGAAAAGAAAGAGCATACATCGACATCCAGAATTGTTGTTGTTAGTGTCGCGCATATTGTTGTTGGGATGGTTGTTGATTCGGTTTCGGAAGTAATCAGGATAGATGCTAGTTCAATTGATCCGCCTTCTCCGCTTATTTCTAGTGTTGATTCTGATTATTTAAAAGGTATTGGTAAGCAAGGTGATAGAATGATAATACTACTTGATATAGAGAAGATATTATCCATCAAAAAAAAAATGCAGGGATTTGAGACAAATCTCATCGAATTAATTGAGGGCTAAGAATAATGGATACAGGAATATCTAAAGAAGAGCTAGAAGTTTTTCTTCCTGAATATAAAGAAATTATTTGTAAATTTGATGGCTTAGTTGCTTTTTTGGCTTCGGGTGAGGCGATTCGTGCTGATGTAGAGTTTGATGATATATATATGTGCATCAATAACTTAGTAGGAATGTCAGATTATACTTATTGTAAAGATTTTATAGAACTTTCAGCTTGTCTTTTGCAATTCAGTTCTCAGCTCTGTTCAGGGCTCCTTGTCTGGAATGAACAGTATATTCCCGTATTTATTGATTGTAAGAATGCGCTATTCAGGATTTATGATAAATTTGACAAGTCTGAGGTGGCATCAATCAATGAGTCTTATGTTATCAAGGAAATCAGAAACGTTTTGCGAGTAGATGAGGTTTCCTCAAGTAAAACTGATGACATGGACCCGGAGGAAAAAGAAATATTTCTTCAAGAATTAACGGATTATATCGAAATATTTTCTAATTCTTATGATAAATTGATCGAGGGAAAAGAAGACAAAGAAATAATTTTTAATTGTTTTAAATCAGCGCATACATTGAAAGGGTTCGCAGCTCTTATAGAGTTTCGGTCCCTTAAAAACCTCTCCGAAGAATTGGAAAAAATGTTCCTGACTTTAAAAGAAAAAAAGATTTCCTGGTCATCTGATATGCTTGACATCATGTCCGAATCTCGAGACCTGCTGTCTTCGATGTTGGATGATGTTTTAGAAAGACGAAACGGAGAATATATGTTAGAGGGGATATTAAAAAAAATACGGCAGGCATATATATCCGATAGTGTTGATAGTGATGATGATTCTATCATTGTTCAGCCAGCGAAGAGCTTGGCTGAAGGTCCGATTGAGCTTACGGAGAAATTACGGGAAAAGGTCCATGATTTATTGAAAAACGGGGGCAATCTCTATGATATATCTATTATTTTTGATGAGCAAACTGAGATGAAGTCAGTTCGCTGTTTTCAATTTATTTGTATATTACGGGAAAAAGGGGCTATTATAGAAACAAGCCCATCTGAGGATGATATCATGAATTTGAGTAAAGTGGATGACGGAGTCCGATTCTTATATCATAGTGATAATCTTAACGAGAGTGATATAAAAATGCTAATAGATGAAGTATCCGATTTGCGATCAATAACAGTATTAAAGAGAGAGGTTTGATATGGGGATTGATCTTGGAATAACTGAAGAGGAATTAAAAGTTTTTCTTGACGATGCTGAAGAACAATTGCAGATGCTCGATGAAAACTTAATAAAACTAGAAAAAGATCCAGAGAATGAAAGCATCTTGCAGATAATCTTTAGAGCTGCGCATACCTTGAAAGGTGGAGCAGCAACGCTTGGTCTAACTAAGATGACCGAGCTTACTCATCTTATGGAAAATATATTCGATGTTATAAGAAAAGGGCAGCTTGCTGTTACCTCCGATATTGTTGATGTAGTGTTTGAGTGTCTTGATAGCTTGCGAGCGTTAAAAGAGGATGTTTCAAATAATACTGATTCTGATGTTAATATTGCTGAGTTGGTGATAAAACTGAATGATTTTTATTCTCGAAGTAAGGGCCAGATCGTAACGAGAGACAAAACCCAGCAAGGGCTATCTGTTCATTCAGGGCAAAAATATAGAAAAGATATTTCGGAGTGTTTTCTGATTGATGAGGCCGTTAAAAAAACCATTGATGAGGCTAAGCAGAATAATAAGGAAACTTATTTTATTTATTCAAATTTTGTTTCAGAGTGTCAAATGAAAGCAGTAAGGGCATTTCAGCTAATTAATGAAATTCTGGGTGTAGGCGAGGTGCTGCTTGCTAATCCGCCGATTGAGGATATTTATTCTGAAAAAGTTGAAGATTTTGTTGCTCTTCTTGTTGCTTCAGATAATGATAAACAAACAATTGAGCAGACTATTAAAACTGTTGACGAGTTAGCAAATTTAATGGTGCACGATGTTGATCTTGAAGAAAGATCCTTGGAAACGAGCAAGGAGAAAAACGCACGAAATAACGAGACTAATACGTCTTCTAAACTGGGTAGAACAGTCCGTGTTAGCGTAGAAAAGTTTGATTCGCTTATGAACCTGGTTGGAGAGCTAGTTATCGATAGAACCCGTATCTACCAATTAGGTTCTAAACTAACGAAAAAATATGAAGATGATAGCTTAATTGCTGATATGTTGGAATCTTCACTTCGTATTGGAAGAGTTACCGGTGAGCTTCAAGAAGAGATTATGAAGGCTCGAATGCTTCCTATTGGGAATGTGTTTTCGAAATTTCCAAGGATGGTACGAGATACTGCGAACAAATGTGGAAAGAAAATTCATTTTGTTATCGAAGGACAGGCGACCGAACTTGATAGGTCGGTAATCGAGGAAATTAGCGATCCGTTAATTCATATTTTGAGAAACGCAATTGATCATGGAATAGAAGATCCTCAGACTAGAACCAATCTTGGGAAAGCTGAAGATGGCTTTGTAAGGTTATCTGCCTTTCATGAAGATAACTATATTGTTATTCGAGTTGAAGATGATGGTCGAGGAATTGATACTGAAGCGTTGAAGAAGAAAGCAATAGAAAAAGAGATAATCACTAAAGAAAAAGCAGAAAAAATGAGTGAAAAAGAAGCAATTAATCTTATTTTTGCCCCTGGATTAACTACTGCCGAGAAGCTCAGTGATGTTTCAGGTCGTGGTGTAGGGATGGACATAGTTCGTAATAATATTGAGAAAATCAATGGACAAATTGCAATTGAGAGTCAAAAAGGTAAGGGCAGTATTTTTAATATCAAATTGCCTTTAACCCTTGCTATTATTCAGGCTTTGCTTATTAATGTTGATAAAAGAGTTTTTGCTATTCCTCTAATTTCTGTTCAGGAAACGATTCAGATTCGTAAGGTAGACATTAAAACAATAAAGAGCCATGAAGCGATTATTCTCAGAGGGAATGTGCTCCCGTTATTGAGCCTTAAAAATATATTTTATCCTGATTTGGGTAAAGGGTATGGATCCGAAAAAATTTATATAGTAGTCGTAAGTACAGGTGACAAACAGGTGGGTTTTGTGGTAGATTCATTAGTAGGAGAGCAAGAGATAGTTATCAAAAACTTGAATAAATACATCGGAGATGTCAGAGGCATTTCAGGTGCAACGATTTTAGGTGATGGCAAAGTTGCTCTTATTATTGATGTTACCAGTCTAATAAACAAAATTATTGCAGACCAAATGGCTGAAGAATATTAAAGAACGGAGGAATTTTGTATGGCCAAAATTCTAATAGTTGATGATGCAGCTTTTATGCGGATGAGGTGTTCTAAATTACTCAAAGAAAATGGTCATGATGTAATAGAGGCGGAAAATGGCCTAATGGCTATAGAGAAGTATAAAGCTGAAAAACCTGATATGGTTTTTATGGATGTAACAATGCCGGAAATGGATGGAATTACTGCTGTAAGTGAAATTAGAAAGCTTGATAGTAATGCTAAGATTGCGATGCTTTCGGCAATGGGACAGCAATCTATGGTTATGGATGCTATTAAAGCAGGAGCTAGAGACTTTGTTGTTAAACCCTTTCAACCTGAAAAGGTTCTTTCAACAATTAAGAAACTAATCGGCTAAGAATATAGAATATAAAGGAGGTAATTATAGTGAAAGTTGAATTTATGAATCCCTTTATCTCTTCTGCTATAAGTGTATTAGAGTCCGAAGTTAGCGCTACTATAAAAAAGGGGCGGTTAACACTGGAGACTGGCGATTTCTTATCACAAGAGGTTACTGTTCTTATTGGGGTTACCGGTAAAGTTGAAGGTCACGTTTTTTATGGAATGAAAGAAAAAACGGCGAAAAAGATAGTTTCAGCTATGATGGGTGAAGAATTGCTTGTTTTTGATGAATTTGCTCAAAGCGGTATTTCTGAACTTGGTAACGTAATAACCGGTAAAGCTGGTATTGGGTTGGAAGCCGCGGGTTTCCCTTGTAACCTCTCTCCTCCAACATTGATTTTGCGGGAAGGTACGAATATATCGACATTAAATATTAGCAGGATACTTGTGCCATTATTAACCCAGTATGGTGAGATAATAGTCCATGTAGGGTTGCGTGAAGCGGATGAGGATGAGTAGTTTTGTTGATTAGTGAATGCCTGATGTAATAAATGTTATATACCTTAAAAGGCTAGTGATTGTTCATTCTTATAAATCAACGAATTAGGAAATAGATAATTATGGAAGATTATATTGATCCGTTTGTTTTAGCCGCGTCTACAGTTCTTAAGGAAGAACTGAAAATGAGCTTGTTTAAACACAAGGTAGAAAAAGAAACAGGGAATTTTCAAACGGAGGAAATATCAGTTATTATTGGAATGCAAGGTGAATTAGAGGGGCAGGTATTTCTTGAGCTTTCCTTTGATACCGCAAATCGAGTCGTCCAAAGAATTATGAATGAAGTGGCATTGCTTAATGGAAAAGAGCTTGAGCGAATTATCCTTAGTGGAATTGCAGAACTAGGCAATATTATTGCCGGAAGGGCAACGATTTTATTAGAAGCAGTGGGAAAGAAAAGCACCCTATCGCCACCAACTATAATATACAAAAAGAGCGTGGTTGTTTCAACTCTCGATATTAACAGATATAAAATTGTCTTAAGTTCGGAGATTGGCCAGTTTACATTAAGGGTAGGTCTTAAAAATAGGAGCCACAGATAGTTGAGAAAGTTTTTATTTCTTCCCCATTGTCTTAGAAATGTTGGTGTGTGTAAAGCATTATTAGATGAAGAAGGCTATAAATGTGTCCGATGCGGGCAGTGCAAAATTACAGAAATAACAGAAGATGCATTGACTCAAGGTTTTATTGTATATATCGTGCCAGGCGCTAGCATGGTTAAAAAAATATTTTCTACCCTGAGCGTGACAGATGAAGATCTCATAATTGGAGTTGCTTGTGAGGCAGAGTTAAAAGACCTGCGCAAGAATTTTATCAGTAATAAGTTTAATCCTAAGAATAAGATTGCTGTTGTCCTTGATAAAGATGGGTGCGTAAACACCGATATCAGTTTGTCAAAAATTAGTAAACACCTAAAAGCATAATTTCCTTAAAATAAATCAGTAATAAGTGTAGTGAGTTACGGTTCTGTGGTAAATGCTGAACTTAATTAACTTAGAGATGCTTTTACTGTGAAAGATTATAATTACCTAATTCTTTGTGATGTCTTTGTAGATCAAATGACAAGACAGCTAGGCATCAATAATTTCGCCTTAATCTTATATAAAATGCAGTGGACAAGGTATGTACGGTATGTTATCCTAGGTCTATAAATGGAGGGAAAGTTTTGGAAGAGCAACTAGATATAAGAATTGAAATTGACAATGAACGATATATCGCAACGACATTACAATTTCCTGGATGTGTTGGAATTGGTAAGAATGAGAAGGAAGCATTGAAAGAGCTAGGAAAATCTGTTATGTCGAACATGGAAAATAATTTAAAAAATGTAATAAAGTTGATTGAAAATCCTAGAATTGTAAGAGTTAAGCCGAAGAACCTAGTATCTGAAAAGCTTAAATTTCTTGATAAAATATTCCATTCTTTAGGAATATCCAGGAAGGCTAGAAAAGATATTCTAAAAATGTTTGTTAATGTTGATTTTAAGCTTGATAAAAATATTTTAGCTCCTTTGGAGGTTAAACAGGTACGAAAAGAGCCTCTCCTGTTGAGTGATTTAGCACAGTATCCGTATGATATTGAGAGTATACCGGAAGATTCTGATGGTTTTATTATAAGCATGCCAATAAATCTTAATTAGCAACTCATGAGCCAAAATAACCAACTCAAAATAGATTTGCAAGTTTATCGACATAGTACAGCCCATATAATGGCAGCTGCAGTGCTTAACCTTTTCCCTGATGTTAAATTGGGAATCGGCCCTGCAACTGAAGATGGGTTCTATTATGATTTTGATATCCAGCATCCGTTAAGCCCGGAAGATTTGCAATTAATTGAAGCAGAAATGCTGAAAATTATTAAACGTAAAGTCCCTTTTCAACATGAGAATGTTAGCAAAGAGGTAGCAAGGGCGTTGCTAGAAAAAGCAAAACAGGATTATAAACTCGAGTTATTGAATGATATTTCGGAAAATGAAGTAACAATTTATAGAAATGCCGAATTTTTTGATTTGTGTCGTGGGCCTCATATCGAAAGTACTGGCGATATTGTAGCATTTAAAATTATTAAAGTTGCAGGTGCTTATTGGCGTGGTAATGAAAGTAATAAGATGTTGCAACGAATTTATGGTACGGCTTTTTTTACAAAAAAGGAGCTTGATGATTACCTCTATATGCTAGAAGAAGCTAAAAAGCGGGATCATCGAAAGCTAGGAAAAGAATTAGACCTTTTTAGTTTTCAGGAAGAGGGGCCGGGATTTGTTTTTTGGCATCCTAAAGGGATGAGCCTCTATAATAAAATTTTAGATTATTGGAAACAAGTTCATAAAAAATATGATTACGAAGAAATAAGGACTCCGATTATCCTTCATGAGAATCTCTGGCATCAAAGCGGACATTGGGATAATTATCGTGAAAATATGTATTTTGTAACAATAGATGATCAATCATATGCAATAAAACCGATGAATTGTCCGGGAGGAATATTGGTTTATAAGAATGCTAATCATTCATATAAAGAATTGCCAATAAAACTTGCTGAATTGGGGCTTGTTCACCGACATGAGCGTTCCGGTGTGTTGCATGGATTATTTCGTGTTCGCCAGTTCACTCAGGATGATGCTCATATATATTGTGAGCCCTCGCAGATTGAAGATGAGATAATTAACATTATTAGCTTAGTTGAAGAGATATATACGACATTTGATTTTAAAAATTATGATGTTGAATTGTCTACCAGACCAGCTAAGTCAATTGGTTCTGATGAAGTGTGGAGTAAGGCTGAAGTGGCTTTACAGAATGCTTTAAGCAGAAAGAATATAAAGTTCAAAATAAATGCAGGTGATGGCGCTTTTTATGGGCCAAAAATTGATTTTCATGTTAAAGATTGCCTTGGCAGATCATGGCAATGTGGAACAATCCAGCTGGATTTTTCTATGCCAGAAAGATTTGATCTTACTTTTGTTGGGCAAGACGGGAATAAACATAGGCCTGTTATGATCCATCGTGCTATTCTGGGTTCAATTGAGCGGTTCATAGGGATTCTAATTGAACATTATGCTGGGGCCTTCCCATTATGGTTAGCTCCTGTTCAGGTATTGATTATCCCCATTGGAGAAAGACATAATGAATATGCAGCTGAACTGGTTGCTTTATTGAAAGAGAATAATGTTGCCGTTAAATTAGATAGTAGAAATGAAAAAATGGGATATAAAATAAGAGAAGCTGAGGTTAAGAAAATCCCTTATATGCTTGTAGTCGGTGATAAAGAAATGGAAACAAGAAGCGTTTCTATACGATCTAAGAAAAAAGGTAATATCGAGATAATGAATATTAATGAAATGTTAAATAAGTTTTCATTGGCAATTAACAATAAACTTGATGAATAAGGAATTTGACAGGATGAATTATTAAATGTTATAATCGCATCCTTGTTAGAAACTATGGAGGTGGGTATCTATAAATAGCAAACGAGCGTTAATAAATGAAGAGATTAGATTTCCTGAGGTAAGAGTTATTACCAGTGAAGGTAAGCCAGCAGGGGTTTTGTCAATAAAAGAAGCACTAGCGAAAGCAGAAGAAGATGGCCTCGATTTAATAGTTGTCGCCGAAAATGCTGATCCGCCTGTATGTAAGATAATGGACTATGGACATTATAAGTACGAAAAAGAAAAACAATTAAAGCAAGCTAAAAAAGGATCTAAGGCGACTGTTATAAAGGAACTGAAAATGTCTCCTAAAATATCGGAGCACGATTATCAGGTCCGGCATAGGGCGGCAATTAAATTTTTAGAAAAAGGTAATAAAGTTAAAATTACAATAAATTTCCGTGGGAGAGAAATGGCCCATATGGATCTTGGTAAAATATTGCTGGACCGGTTCTTGAATGACTTGAAAGAGCATGCTGTAGCCGAAGGCGATGCCAGTTATGCTGGTAGAAGCATAAATTTAATTTTAACGCATAAATAATTTAATGGAGGATAGGGCTAATGCCAAAACTGAAGACTAGAAAAGCAGCAGCTAAAAGATTCAAAGTAACTGGATCAGGAAAATTTATGAGAAGAAAGCAAGGTTCTAAGCACTTATTGTCTCATGAAAGTTCAAAGCTAAAACGATCTAGGCATGGCGATGTTGTTATAAGCGGGGCTGATGAGAAAAAAGTTAAGAATATGTTGCCTTATCTATAAGCGGTAATTAGGCGCCTATGAATTTGTTTGAAGAAGAAATTAATCGGTTCTAGGCATAAATATTAGGAGGGATAAATAGTGGTTAGAGTAAAAAGAGGTTTTGTAGCGAGAAGAAGAAGAAAAAAGATATTGAACTTGGCTAAGGGCTTTAGAGGTTCTATGAGCAGATTATATCGAATAGCTCATCAAGCAGTAACTCATGCTCTTGTTTATGCGTATAGAGATAGACGAAATAAAAAAAGACAATTTAGGCAACTATGGATTGCAAGAATTAGTGCAGCTGTTAAAAATAATGGCATGTCATACAGCAAATTCATTTATGAACTTAAAAATAAAAATATTAAAATTGATAGAAAAATAATGTCTGATATTGCTATTTTTGATAAAGATACCTTTTCTAAGATCGTTGAAACTGTTAAGTCATAAAGCTAAATTATATTTTATTATATTTAATGAAAGAGGCGTTTCTAAAACGCCTTTTTTTTATTTTATGAGAATATGCTAAATTGGCGGTATTGCTGCTTATGATTATTGTTTATTGTTTTTGAAAACCATCTTTGGTATAATTCGTAGAAGATAATAAGAAAGATTTAATATTTTAAATTAATTAAGCTATTTTTAGGAGGATTATAATGATTGAAATGGAGCTGGGAGGATTAGGATTTGATCCTAGGAATATGTCGCCAATAGTTCTTCTCAGAGATATCGAAGAACGCAATTTCCTCCCGATATGGATAGGTATGTTTGAGGCTGCTGCAATAGCTATGGAACTTCAGAATTTTCAGCCACCACGGCCTATGACACATGATCTATTAAGCAATATTATTGCAAATTTGGGAGGACATATTGATAAGGTTATTATTAATGAGATAAAAGATGATACCTTCTATGCAATAATCGAAATGCATATTGTGGAAGAGGGGGAAGACGAAGAAGATATCACTGATAAAGACATTATTAAAATAGATGCTCGGCCTTCTGATGCTATAGCGCTAGCTGTGCGGACTGATGCGCCTATCTTCGTTGCGGAACAGGTAATGATTAAAGCCAAAATGGTAAATACAGAAAAAGATGAAGAAGAAACGAAAAAATTTAAAGATTTTATTGATAATATAAAGCCAGGAGATTTTACTAATTATTTTGAAAGTAGACAATAAATTGCTTTTTTTTCATAAAAATGTAATGCCCAGGATTGTTAACTAGTACCTGGGCTTTTTTTTTCGATATATCATATCATTTATGCTAATGTTTGATTTGCTAAGAATTGTAAGCAATCTTAATATTTTATAAGAGAAAAAGAATTATAGAGTATGTGCTATTTGAAAGAGTTTTGACAATTTTTCATAATCTTTTTTGCCATGGAATTTTTCGACGCCGCTACTTAGATCTATCGCATAAGGACTAGCTGTTTTTACGGCTTTAACGAGGTTGTCAGGATTAATACCCCCGGCAACGATAATTGGTATCCCATACTTTTTGGCTTCATGAGCTAGACCCCAATCAAAGGCCTGTCCTGTGCCACCAGCGGTATTTACTACATAAGTATCAAGAAGGATCCCTGATACGACATTTTTGTATTTATCGATGATTTTCAGGTCTTCAATGCCGAAAATCCTTATTGCTTTTATGGTTCTGCGATTTATTTTTGCACAAAAGTCGGGAGATTCATTTCCATGGAGTTGAATAATGTCTAGCTTGCAATCGTGAGTAACTTCGTTTATGTATTCTAAGCTTTCATTAACAAAAACACCGACAGTACTTATGA contains these protein-coding regions:
- a CDS encoding 23S rRNA (guanosine(2251)-2'-O)-methyltransferase RlmB, with translation MHENIIRDDIIFGKNPLVEALESGVTINKVELSNTLHRDARIDKILDLLKEKKIPYTWVPSRSLNLLAGDQVHQGIVAYRSPYNYYELEDILKEAKKRTQPAFILILDGIEDPHNFGALIRTAEAAGIHGIVIPKHRATTVTAVVAKTSAGAAEHMKIHRSNSLSQIIEKLKQSGLWIVGVEGDSDKIYFEADLTGPIALILGSEGKGVSHNIKKNCDFLVKIPMLGKITSLNVSAAGAVTMFEAVKQKLTKKEL
- a CDS encoding chemotaxis protein CheW, translated to MEVTNVEDTLLQLVAFELLEESFAINVSCVQEIIRLPAITDVPHAGEHILGVINLRGQIIPVIDLKVKFGLEKKEHTSTSRIVVVSVAHIVVGMVVDSVSEVIRIDASSIDPPSPLISSVDSDYLKGIGKQGDRMIILLDIEKILSIKKKMQGFETNLIELIEG
- a CDS encoding chemotaxis protein CheA; the protein is MGIDLGITEEELKVFLDDAEEQLQMLDENLIKLEKDPENESILQIIFRAAHTLKGGAATLGLTKMTELTHLMENIFDVIRKGQLAVTSDIVDVVFECLDSLRALKEDVSNNTDSDVNIAELVIKLNDFYSRSKGQIVTRDKTQQGLSVHSGQKYRKDISECFLIDEAVKKTIDEAKQNNKETYFIYSNFVSECQMKAVRAFQLINEILGVGEVLLANPPIEDIYSEKVEDFVALLVASDNDKQTIEQTIKTVDELANLMVHDVDLEERSLETSKEKNARNNETNTSSKLGRTVRVSVEKFDSLMNLVGELVIDRTRIYQLGSKLTKKYEDDSLIADMLESSLRIGRVTGELQEEIMKARMLPIGNVFSKFPRMVRDTANKCGKKIHFVIEGQATELDRSVIEEISDPLIHILRNAIDHGIEDPQTRTNLGKAEDGFVRLSAFHEDNYIVIRVEDDGRGIDTEALKKKAIEKEIITKEKAEKMSEKEAINLIFAPGLTTAEKLSDVSGRGVGMDIVRNNIEKINGQIAIESQKGKGSIFNIKLPLTLAIIQALLINVDKRVFAIPLISVQETIQIRKVDIKTIKSHEAIILRGNVLPLLSLKNIFYPDLGKGYGSEKIYIVVVSTGDKQVGFVVDSLVGEQEIVIKNLNKYIGDVRGISGATILGDGKVALIIDVTSLINKIIADQMAEEY
- a CDS encoding two-component system response regulator; translated protein: MAKILIVDDAAFMRMRCSKLLKENGHDVIEAENGLMAIEKYKAEKPDMVFMDVTMPEMDGITAVSEIRKLDSNAKIAMLSAMGQQSMVMDAIKAGARDFVVKPFQPEKVLSTIKKLIG
- a CDS encoding chemotaxis protein CheX → MKVEFMNPFISSAISVLESEVSATIKKGRLTLETGDFLSQEVTVLIGVTGKVEGHVFYGMKEKTAKKIVSAMMGEELLVFDEFAQSGISELGNVITGKAGIGLEAAGFPCNLSPPTLILREGTNISTLNISRILVPLLTQYGEIIVHVGLREADEDE
- a CDS encoding threonine--tRNA ligase; the encoded protein is MSQNNQLKIDLQVYRHSTAHIMAAAVLNLFPDVKLGIGPATEDGFYYDFDIQHPLSPEDLQLIEAEMLKIIKRKVPFQHENVSKEVARALLEKAKQDYKLELLNDISENEVTIYRNAEFFDLCRGPHIESTGDIVAFKIIKVAGAYWRGNESNKMLQRIYGTAFFTKKELDDYLYMLEEAKKRDHRKLGKELDLFSFQEEGPGFVFWHPKGMSLYNKILDYWKQVHKKYDYEEIRTPIILHENLWHQSGHWDNYRENMYFVTIDDQSYAIKPMNCPGGILVYKNANHSYKELPIKLAELGLVHRHERSGVLHGLFRVRQFTQDDAHIYCEPSQIEDEIINIISLVEEIYTTFDFKNYDVELSTRPAKSIGSDEVWSKAEVALQNALSRKNIKFKINAGDGAFYGPKIDFHVKDCLGRSWQCGTIQLDFSMPERFDLTFVGQDGNKHRPVMIHRAILGSIERFIGILIEHYAGAFPLWLAPVQVLIIPIGERHNEYAAELVALLKENNVAVKLDSRNEKMGYKIREAEVKKIPYMLVVGDKEMETRSVSIRSKKKGNIEIMNINEMLNKFSLAINNKLDE